From a region of the Gossypium raimondii isolate GPD5lz chromosome 10, ASM2569854v1, whole genome shotgun sequence genome:
- the LOC128031849 gene encoding uncharacterized protein LOC128031849 yields MPGLDRQNDGEHGHDLKLENREGLFICNGCKELGFGNCYKCPRVRFCNYVLHVGCISEGRTPLSNPLFKNCKFQFYQKNPLTVAPACRICALDIQGRMYHCSKRKYSLHPYCATLHTTITLPGSDMKIKLRRGTKFNFFESKCLKCDRKNRSSNDVQCLSYVSSDGNLCYHVACMKEACRDNWIKGYFRPGSETNEQSKFLLLKNLAPKVELSRVGRTSEVLLIRFLKLVVFAILGEPFDLIAPLFQPSRS; encoded by the coding sequence ATGCCAGGACTGGATAGACAAAACGATGGGGAGCACGGACATGACCTTAAGCTAGAAAATAGGGAAGGTCTTTTCATTTGCAACGGTTGCAAAGAGCTAGGGTTTGGGAATTGCTACAAATGTCCCCGGGTGCGGTTTTGCAATTACGTCCTTCATGTGGGTTGTATAAGTGAAGGTCGCACACCCTTATCAAATCCATTATTCAAAAACTGCAAGTTTCAATTTTACCAGAAAAATCCTTTAACTGTAGCCCCAGCCTGCCGCATTTGTGCCTTAGACATACAAGGACGCATGTACCATTGCTCTAAAAGGAAATACAGTTTACATCCCTACTGTGCGACACTTCATACGACCATCACCCTTCCAGGTTCCGACATGAAAATCAAACTTCGCAGAGGGaccaaattcaatttctttgaaTCGAAATGCTTGAAATGCGATAGGAAGAACAGATCATCAAACGATGTCCAATGTTTGTCCTATGTTTCCTCGGATGGTAACCTATGTTACCATGTGGCATGTATGAAAGAAGCATGTCGCGATAACTGGATTAAGGGTTATTTTCGACCTGGTTCTGAAACTAATGAGCAGAGTAAATTCCTTTTACTGAAAAATCTAGCTCCAAAAGTGGAACTATCAAGAGTTGGGCGAACCTCGGAAGTTTTGTTGATCAGATTTCTCAAGCTGGTCGTTTTTGCTATACTTGGAGAGCCATTTGATTTAATTGCCCCTTTATTTCAACCTTCTCGGAGCTAG
- the LOC105774955 gene encoding uncharacterized protein LOC105774955, with amino-acid sequence MPGLDKQKDNKHLHDLERRSREGLFICNGCKEIGFGNCYKCPWVWFCDYVLHVGCISEGHTPLSNSLFKNCEFQFYQTNPSTVAPACHICALDIQGRMYRCSKGKYSLHPYCATLQTTFSLRDSDMKIKLRRGTKLNFFKSKCLKCDRKNRSSNDVQCLSYVSSDGNLCYHVACMKEACRDNWNKGYFRPGSETNGQSKFLALQNLAPKEVLSSVGQTSEVSLITFLKLVVYAILGEPFDLIAPLFQFSQN; translated from the coding sequence ATGCCAGGACTAGATAAACAAAAAGATAACAAGCACCTACATGACCTTGAGCGGAGATCTAGGGAAGGTCTTTTCATTTGCAACGGTTGCAAAGAGATAGGGTTTGGGAATTGCTACAAATGTCCCTGGGTGTGGTTTTGCGATTACGTCCTTCATGTGGGTTGTATAAGTGAAGGTCACACACCCTTATCAAATTCATTATTCAAAAACTGCGAGTTTCAATTTTACCAGACAAATCCTTCAACTGTAGCCCCAGCCTGCCACATTTGTGCCTTAGACATACAAGGACGCATGTACCGTTGTTCTAAAGGGAAATACAGTTTACATCCCTACTGCGCGACACTTCAGACGACCTTCTCCCTTCGAGATTCCGACATGAAAATCAAACTTCGCAGAGGGACCAAGTTGAATTTCTTTAAATCGAAATGCTTGAAATGCGATAGGAAGAACAGATCATCAAACGATGTCCAATGTTTGTCCTATGTTTCCTCGGATGGTAACCTATGTTACCATGTGGCATGCATGAAAGAAGCATGTCGCGATAACTGGAATAAGGGTTATTTTCGACCTGGTTCTGAAACTAATGGGCAGAGTAAATTCCTTGCACTACAAAATCTAGCTCCAAAAGAAGTACTATCAAGCGTTGGGCAAACTTCGGAAGTTTCGTTGATCACATTTCTCAAGCTGGTCGTTTATGCTATACTTGGAGAGCCATTTGATTTAATTGCCCCTTTATTTCAGTTTTCTCAGAACTAG